A region of uncultured Desulfobacter sp. DNA encodes the following proteins:
- a CDS encoding Ig-like domain-containing protein, with translation MLVLIEKRKDNQIVEYPLDLSISVTAEPGSVYRIEDTETGDPPEDLVLKKKGDTLEVEVDGETVAQVEDFFVPESDTLFSADGSFTPADHMAVAGDVTEVSGDDSQVVWQSDDGDGHALAWTGGLLALAGIGGAVAVAGGGGSSSDESSSGEPEVPSQTTYKLIVSAAAGPFVSDVRVEVYDKDGNLLEASVHNFGSDNLQVTLSTGYTGPIFVKVIDANDEGGATPDFRNETGEAVDLSFDLRAMAMANGTGDVYVTVSPLTELAVRAADVDETSFTEASLVYNQYVAKAFGLDDIVGTRPVTTINPDGTTNSEFNGADGLNSGEQYGKVLAQLSGANDIDQVLTTLSGALVVDGEQGTGFTPEGQTLIQEAAAEYEEKRDAYEESQGEDLPSFEPEPEPEPEPEPEPEPEPEPEPEPEPEPEPEPEPEPEPEPEPEPEPEPEPDPEPDPEPDPDPDPEPDPGGGGTPVDSSPPSVTISDNTSGTATGDVTYTFTFNEAVSGFTADDIIVAGGTKGTFTAVSGTVYTLVVSPTAGSTTDITVDVGANAATDAAGNGNTTAVQSVQAVDTSAPVIANVTILDTAMSVGDTVTATITVNSDTDTYTTINGTIGGFALSNLTKVNNTTYEAEFTVTQGGVDVVAGDDIPVDITITDTAGNTGAYTTAISQGSDSIDANAPVIEGVSIPDTAMKVGDAITVTITTADDGGEVYTNIQGDVGGFTLSNLVRTNNTTYTAQFTVTEGGTDVAAVSNIPVNITLDDTSGGTSNAYTTAISSGASDSIDANGPALTGVSPADNAIGVDAHANLTLTFSENVSVGSGNLVIYDATNSVFETIDVTDGSKVSVSGNQVAITVAGTFADNTGYYVQFPGTAFEDANGNIAAGIADETTWNFKTPDSVAPTVQSFSSSTADGSYNEGDTINITATCSEAVQLGSTITVTLDTGDLVELTAPSNGTTLTGTYMVGTGDTSADLKVNSFTIGTVQDLAGNDMTSTTVPAGNNISDSKAIVVDTTVPTANFGAATDDVGSVTGALSSGATTDDPALVLSGTCESGSSVAVYNGSTKIGDATVSGTTWSYTATVADGTTYQFNVKETDAAGNESAATSNFMVTGDTTAPSANFGAATDDVGSVTGALSSGATTDDPALVLSGTCESGSSVAVYNGSTKIGDATVSGTTWSYTATVADGTTYQFNVKETDDIGNESAATSNFTVTGDTTAPTANFGAVTDDVGSVTGALSSGATTDDPALVLSGTCESGASVAVYNGSTKMGDATVSGTTWSYTATVADGTTYQFNVKETDAAGNESAATGNFTVTGDTTAPTANFGAATDDVGSVTGALSSGATTDDPALVLSGTCESGASVAVYNGSTKMGDATVSGTTWSYTATVADGTTYQFNVKETDAAGNESAATSNFTVTGDTTAPTANFGAATDDVGSVTGALSSGATTDDPALVLSGTCESGSSVAVYNGSTKIGDATVSGTTWSYTATVADGTTYQFNVKETDGIGNESAATGNFMVTGDTTAPTANFGAATDDVGSVTGALSSGATTDDPALVLSGTCESGSSVAVYDGTSKIGDATVTGTTWEYTATVVDGITYQFNVEETDAAGNESVSTSNFTVTGDTTAPAITAVSDAAWDSDADTITLTGSDFSTLLESGENGTTDIKARLDWNDITWDIDADNGTTTDVTFSVDDIASAKVTADDTLIITLNSTPADNLEATTGYGKDSAGHNDDTLDISSGFFGDLAGNTSNFSHDNVSIAGQPTAAPVISNAIVTTSGIFYDINRNGQKDASESTAIANLSTWLGEGSKTIEFDAAPDSPIDLTGFGADDFLRIDVSEMPAAGVNGELHTTPNRTTRTYAANGVSGTAITVSIKSGNSSTMVIDRSRTAGKPVSTPCNLNVSFFTTIGINLAITINATNVAFI, from the coding sequence GGGGGACCCCCCGGAGGACCTGGTGCTCAAAAAGAAAGGCGACACCCTTGAAGTCGAGGTGGACGGCGAAACCGTGGCCCAGGTGGAAGACTTTTTTGTCCCGGAATCCGACACCCTCTTTAGTGCGGACGGATCATTCACGCCCGCCGACCATATGGCAGTGGCCGGGGATGTCACGGAGGTGTCCGGGGATGACAGTCAGGTGGTCTGGCAGTCGGACGACGGCGATGGACATGCGCTGGCATGGACCGGGGGGCTTCTTGCCCTGGCAGGCATTGGTGGCGCAGTTGCAGTAGCAGGCGGAGGCGGATCTTCCTCGGACGAATCTTCCTCCGGCGAACCTGAAGTCCCTTCCCAGACAACCTATAAACTGATTGTCTCAGCCGCAGCCGGGCCGTTTGTTTCTGACGTGCGGGTGGAGGTGTATGACAAGGACGGCAACCTTCTGGAAGCCTCGGTCCACAACTTCGGGTCGGACAACCTCCAGGTGACCTTGTCCACCGGCTACACAGGACCGATTTTCGTTAAGGTTATTGATGCCAATGACGAAGGCGGCGCAACCCCTGATTTCCGCAACGAAACAGGGGAGGCCGTGGACCTTTCCTTTGACCTCCGTGCCATGGCCATGGCCAACGGCACAGGGGACGTTTATGTGACCGTATCTCCCCTGACGGAACTGGCTGTCCGCGCAGCCGACGTGGATGAGACCTCTTTCACCGAAGCCAGCCTGGTGTACAACCAATATGTGGCCAAGGCATTCGGGCTTGATGACATTGTCGGCACCCGGCCGGTCACCACCATTAACCCAGACGGTACGACAAATTCTGAGTTCAACGGCGCAGACGGCCTGAACTCCGGTGAGCAGTACGGAAAGGTCCTGGCCCAGCTTTCAGGGGCAAATGATATAGACCAGGTTTTAACCACCCTTTCCGGGGCTCTTGTTGTGGACGGGGAACAGGGGACTGGTTTTACACCGGAAGGCCAAACCCTGATACAGGAGGCCGCTGCTGAATACGAAGAAAAACGGGATGCATATGAAGAAAGCCAGGGAGAGGATCTGCCTTCTTTTGAGCCCGAACCCGAACCCGAACCAGAGCCAGAACCAGAGCCAGAGCCAGAACCAGAGCCAGAGCCAGAACCAGAGCCAGAGCCAGAGCCAGAACCAGAACCAGAACCCGAACCAGAGCCAGAGCCAGAACCAGAACCCGAACCAGAACCAGATCCAGAACCAGATCCAGAACCAGATCCAGATCCAGATCCAGAGCCTGACCCGGGTGGCGGCGGTACCCCGGTAGACTCCAGTCCGCCCAGCGTCACCATCAGTGACAATACCTCCGGCACGGCTACGGGAGATGTGACCTATACCTTCACTTTCAACGAGGCAGTGAGCGGCTTTACCGCTGATGACATCATTGTTGCCGGCGGCACCAAAGGCACCTTTACGGCTGTTTCCGGTACGGTTTACACCCTGGTTGTGAGTCCCACTGCCGGCAGCACCACAGACATTACCGTGGATGTTGGCGCCAATGCTGCTACCGATGCAGCAGGCAATGGCAATACCACAGCCGTACAATCCGTGCAGGCGGTGGATACTTCCGCCCCTGTGATTGCCAATGTCACCATTCTGGATACGGCCATGTCCGTGGGAGATACGGTCACGGCTACGATCACCGTGAACAGTGATACAGACACCTATACCACCATAAACGGCACCATCGGCGGATTTGCCTTGTCCAACCTGACAAAGGTGAATAACACTACCTATGAGGCCGAATTCACCGTCACCCAGGGAGGAGTCGATGTGGTGGCCGGCGATGACATTCCTGTGGATATTACCATTACCGATACTGCCGGTAATACCGGCGCCTACACCACGGCTATTTCCCAGGGCAGTGATTCCATTGATGCCAACGCCCCGGTGATCGAAGGCGTTTCCATACCGGATACGGCCATGAAAGTCGGGGATGCCATCACAGTAACCATCACGACGGCGGACGACGGCGGTGAAGTTTATACAAACATACAGGGAGACGTTGGCGGGTTTACCCTGTCCAACCTGGTGCGTACCAACAACACCACTTATACGGCCCAGTTTACAGTGACCGAAGGCGGCACGGACGTGGCCGCAGTCAGCAACATCCCTGTGAACATCACCTTGGACGACACGAGCGGCGGAACCAGCAACGCATATACCACGGCAATTTCTTCGGGGGCAAGTGACAGTATCGATGCCAACGGGCCTGCCCTGACCGGCGTATCCCCGGCGGACAACGCCATCGGTGTTGATGCTCATGCCAACCTGACCCTCACCTTTTCGGAGAACGTCAGCGTGGGGTCTGGGAATCTTGTAATTTACGATGCCACGAATAGTGTTTTTGAAACCATAGACGTTACAGATGGAAGTAAGGTCTCTGTATCTGGCAACCAGGTTGCCATTACGGTGGCCGGTACTTTTGCCGACAACACGGGTTATTATGTCCAGTTCCCAGGCACCGCTTTTGAAGATGCCAACGGCAATATTGCGGCCGGCATTGCAGATGAGACCACCTGGAACTTCAAAACCCCGGACTCTGTCGCGCCGACCGTCCAGTCATTTTCTTCTTCCACTGCCGACGGCAGCTATAACGAAGGGGATACCATCAATATTACCGCGACTTGTAGCGAGGCCGTCCAGTTAGGCAGCACCATCACCGTGACCCTGGACACCGGAGACCTGGTGGAGCTGACCGCTCCGTCCAACGGAACGACCCTCACAGGCACCTACATGGTCGGCACCGGAGACACAAGCGCGGACCTCAAGGTAAACAGTTTTACCATCGGCACAGTGCAGGACTTGGCAGGCAATGATATGACCAGTACTACCGTACCTGCTGGCAACAATATTTCCGACAGCAAGGCCATTGTCGTTGACACCACAGTCCCTACGGCCAATTTTGGGGCAGCGACTGATGATGTGGGGAGCGTGACAGGAGCCCTTAGCAGCGGCGCGACCACGGATGATCCGGCCCTTGTCCTGAGCGGCACCTGTGAAAGCGGCTCCAGCGTGGCGGTGTATAACGGCAGCACCAAAATCGGAGATGCCACTGTTTCCGGCACAACCTGGAGTTATACGGCCACAGTGGCGGACGGTACCACCTATCAGTTCAACGTCAAGGAGACGGATGCGGCAGGTAACGAGAGTGCCGCCACGAGCAATTTCATGGTAACAGGAGACACCACGGCTCCCTCAGCCAATTTCGGGGCAGCAACCGATGATGTGGGGAGCGTGACAGGAGCCCTCAGCAGCGGCGCGACCACGGATGATCCGGCCCTTGTCCTGAGCGGCACCTGTGAAAGCGGCTCCAGCGTGGCGGTGTATAACGGCAGCACCAAAATCGGAGATGCCACTGTTTCCGGCACAACCTGGAGTTATACGGCCACAGTGGCGGACGGTACCACCTACCAGTTCAACGTCAAGGAGACGGACGACATAGGCAACGAGAGTGCCGCCACGAGCAATTTCACGGTAACAGGAGACACCACGGCTCCCACAGCCAATTTCGGGGCAGTGACCGATGATGTGGGGAGCGTGACAGGAGCCCTTAGCAGCGGCGCGACCACGGATGATCCGGCCCTTGTCCTGAGCGGCACCTGTGAAAGCGGCGCCAGCGTGGCGGTGTATAACGGCAGCACCAAAATGGGCGATGCTACTGTTTCCGGCACAACCTGGAGTTATACGGCCACAGTTGCGGATGGTACCACCTATCAGTTCAACGTCAAGGAGACGGATGCGGCAGGCAACGAGAGTGCAGCCACCGGTAACTTTACGGTAACAGGAGACACCACGGCTCCCACAGCCAATTTCGGGGCGGCGACCGATGATGTGGGGAGCGTGACAGGAGCCCTTAGCAGCGGCGCGACTACGGATGATCCGGCCCTTGTCCTGAGCGGCACCTGTGAAAGCGGCGCCAGCGTGGCGGTGTATAACGGCAGCACCAAAATGGGCGATGCTACTGTTTCCGGCACAACCTGGAGTTATACGGCCACAGTTGCGGATGGTACCACCTATCAGTTCAACGTCAAAGAGACAGACGCGGCAGGCAACGAGAGTGCCGCCACGAGCAATTTCACGGTAACAGGAGACACCACGGCTCCCACAGCCAATTTCGGGGCAGCGACCGATGATGTGGGAAGCGTGACAGGAGCCCTTAGCAGCGGCGCGACCACGGATGATCCGGCCCTTGTCCTGAGCGGCACCTGTGAAAGCGGCTCCAGCGTGGCGGTGTATAACGGCAGCACCAAAATCGGAGATGCCACTGTTTCCGGCACAACCTGGAGTTATACGGCCACAGTTGCGGACGGTACCACCTACCAGTTCAACGTCAAGGAGACGGACGGCATAGGCAACGAGAGTGCCGCCACCGGCAATTTCATGGTAACAGGCGACACCACGGCTCCCACAGCTAATTTTGGGGCAGCCACCGATGATGTGGGGAGCGTGACAGGAGCCCTTAGCAGCGGCGCGACTACGGATGATCCCGCCCTTGTCCTGAGCGGCACCTGTGAAAGCGGCTCCAGCGTGGCCGTCTATGACGGCACTAGCAAAATCGGTGATGCCACAGTTACCGGCACAACCTGGGAATACACGGCCACAGTGGTGGACGGCATCACCTACCAGTTCAATGTCGAGGAGACGGATGCGGCAGGTAACGAGAGCGTCTCCACCAGCAATTTTACGGTGACAGGAGACACCACGGCTCCGGCCATAACCGCAGTTTCCGACGCCGCATGGGACAGCGATGCGGACACGATTACGCTTACGGGAAGTGATTTTTCAACATTGCTGGAATCTGGTGAAAACGGCACTACGGACATCAAAGCCCGGCTGGACTGGAATGATATCACCTGGGACATTGATGCTGATAACGGAACGACAACAGATGTAACGTTCAGTGTGGATGATATTGCGTCCGCCAAGGTCACTGCAGACGACACTCTGATTATCACCCTCAACTCTACCCCGGCTGACAATCTTGAAGCAACCACAGGATACGGCAAGGACAGCGCAGGGCACAACGACGATACACTGGATATCAGCAGCGGCTTTTTCGGTGATCTGGCCGGTAACACATCGAATTTTAGTCATGACAATGTATCCATTGCAGGCCAGCCCACGGCTGCTCCCGTGATTTCAAATGCCATTGTAACGACCAGCGGTATTTTCTATGACATAAACAGAAATGGTCAAAAAGATGCGAGCGAATCAACAGCAATAGCAAACCTCTCCACCTGGCTGGGTGAAGGATCAAAAACCATTGAATTTGATGCAGCGCCGGACAGTCCCATTGACCTGACAGGATTCGGGGCAGATGATTTTCTCCGGATTGATGTCAGTGAAATGCCAGCTGCGGGAGTTAATGGCGAGTTGCATACAACGCCTAATAGAACCACTAGGACCTATGCTGCGAACGGCGTATCTGGCACAGCAATTACCGTATCCATTAAATCAGGAAATTCTTCTACAATGGTCATTGACAGATCAAGAACTGCTGGTAAACCTGTGAGCACTCCCTGCAATCTTAATGTTAGCTTCTTTACCACAATTGGAATCAATCTGGCCATTACAATTAATGCAACCAATGTTGCTTTTATATAG
- a CDS encoding GNAT family N-acetyltransferase, translating into MNQINFSSSNISMRPANPNDSIFIEELFRSTRNALRLGDNDPEYVEEIIGHQFNYQTLGYGAKYPNALTFIIEHHRERIGRTVVDFGHNSVHLLDIAFIPIARGKGFGKTVLQSLQEAAKKICVPMTLVVDQSNATARHLYLGLGFVVESVQPPSELMIWYPPANTVII; encoded by the coding sequence ATGAACCAAATCAATTTTTCCAGCAGCAACATCTCCATGAGGCCGGCAAATCCGAATGACAGCATATTTATTGAAGAACTGTTCCGTTCCACCCGCAATGCACTGCGCCTGGGCGACAATGATCCCGAATATGTGGAAGAGATCATTGGCCACCAATTTAACTACCAGACCCTGGGGTACGGTGCCAAGTATCCCAACGCCCTTACCTTTATCATCGAGCATCACCGGGAGAGAATCGGCCGGACGGTCGTGGATTTCGGCCATAACAGTGTGCATCTGCTGGATATTGCATTTATTCCCATTGCCAGGGGAAAAGGATTCGGCAAAACCGTTTTGCAGTCTCTGCAGGAGGCGGCCAAAAAAATATGCGTTCCCATGACCCTTGTGGTTGACCAGTCCAACGCCACAGCCAGACACCTTTATCTGGGCCTGGGCTTTGTGGTGGAGTCGGTACAGCCGCCCTCCGAATTGATGATCTGGTATCCGCCTGCGAATACAGTCATCATTTAA
- a CDS encoding tail fiber protein yields the protein MCNGDMYTPQDQGALFSLLGCTYGGDCRTSFALPDLRGRSPIGYGTGPGLYGKAWGQKGGNQTHTLKVQELPSHTHSQIVSSAPGTLTNPHNAFLAAAGDAAFTGTVPGGIPVTGSTTIKGQTGALQDGKTSESRDISGSVSSKLYSTTVDTQMNDSSIGNTGGGIGFGIESPYLAMLYVIALSGMYPPRN from the coding sequence GTGTGCAATGGCGATATGTACACGCCCCAAGATCAAGGTGCCCTGTTTTCATTGCTGGGCTGCACCTACGGGGGGGACTGCAGAACTTCGTTCGCCCTGCCGGATTTGCGGGGACGGAGCCCGATTGGTTACGGCACTGGTCCTGGGCTGTATGGTAAAGCATGGGGGCAGAAAGGGGGGAATCAGACACACACCTTGAAAGTACAAGAGCTCCCTTCCCATACCCATTCACAGATAGTCTCTTCTGCACCAGGGACTCTCACCAATCCGCACAATGCATTTTTGGCTGCTGCGGGTGATGCCGCGTTTACAGGTACGGTGCCAGGGGGAATTCCGGTGACGGGTAGCACGACGATTAAAGGCCAAACCGGTGCGCTCCAGGACGGCAAAACATCCGAAAGCCGGGACATCAGCGGATCTGTATCCTCTAAACTGTATTCCACCACTGTGGACACGCAAATGAATGACTCATCTATCGGTAATACCGGAGGAGGGATAGGCTTTGGGATTGAGTCCCCGTATCTGGCAATGCTGTATGTAATCGCCCTGAGCGGTATGTACCCTCCACGCAATTAG
- a CDS encoding tail fiber protein yields MSEPFIGEIKLVAFSYAPRGYAQCTGTTVPLNDNQALFALIGTTYGGNGSTTVGLPDLRGRSPIQYGTGPGLDTWNWGEKGGSPTVQLALGNIPAHSHGLYASNTQGNASSPSGGLLAAPGPALFTGEVPSGIPVTGTTTIKGQTGTLQDGKTSESREISGGVATQPYVSGLTPNVEMSTSSIGMSGESQPFSVQSPCLAMTYVIALVGLFPSRN; encoded by the coding sequence ATGTCCGAACCATTTATCGGAGAAATTAAGCTGGTTGCGTTCAGTTATGCACCCAGGGGGTATGCGCAGTGCACTGGCACTACCGTGCCTCTTAATGACAATCAGGCCCTGTTTGCATTGATTGGTACCACATATGGGGGAAACGGCAGCACTACAGTCGGCCTGCCGGATTTGCGGGGGCGAAGCCCGATTCAATACGGTACTGGCCCCGGGTTGGACACGTGGAACTGGGGAGAGAAAGGGGGGAGTCCAACAGTGCAGTTGGCCCTTGGGAATATACCTGCCCACAGCCATGGACTGTATGCATCTAATACACAAGGCAATGCTTCCAGTCCCTCTGGTGGTCTGCTGGCGGCCCCAGGCCCGGCCCTGTTTACGGGAGAGGTTCCCTCAGGAATACCAGTGACCGGGACCACGACCATCAAAGGCCAGACCGGTACGCTCCAGGACGGCAAAACATCCGAGAGCCGGGAGATTTCAGGTGGTGTGGCTACCCAACCCTATGTTTCGGGCCTAACTCCGAATGTGGAAATGAGTACGTCTTCCATCGGGATGTCCGGGGAAAGTCAGCCGTTCTCTGTTCAGTCCCCTTGCCTGGCAATGACATATGTTATTGCCTTAGTGGGTTTGTTCCCTTCGCGCAATTAG
- a CDS encoding sulfotransferase, producing MGRTDEKRAQTNVSCRELWQAVLEHRTADVTALCSALSVPAPEDKTVISLLVPELCRPSALQGILGELNNRERTSTGWEALFFGLARANLGQLFRALQLFDTATEFEPCRAHALAHLAGLYLLLDQRDMVEETIREGLSLDGSLGEFHLVRARMLLQDRDYDGAESEMALAKQKGCFSALNQARFELELLIVRDMQPQAIAAAVRLLREGTAWLGRDAGVSLGLGVLIACGALDEADNFLDQALEKDSGNLVLLSHRAEIAALTGRFRVAAHAVNQALAQDGDNIQMLHKKASMAGQGVSHDQALKALDRIIDLTRDLSPPDRAVYLSVYGDIYLEQDDLEKAEAAYNDALAVDEKCIPAMAGLSHVLTILGRMEEACAAQNKVYRIAPVRAMQLMINSDRIPEEEALIQRMEKMAKSPSVHLPMRASLNFSLAKVWQKRMDHDAAMAYADKANEIVRKFVSYDPENEARHVDRIMARMSRAFFDNRKGYGTECRLPIYILGMPRSGTTLVEQIIGGHSKVFPGGELGMMPAMWRRLTLWEHRMGSPYRNMPDCILDLTLEHSRKFADKVEGEYRELMPEGVSEKHITDKLPHNFKNVGLIKLLYPKAKIIYCRRSPGGIALSNYFTDYKARHGGMGFAYHKEWIGKEIANCHRLMAHWSQIFDGGIHIIDYDELVENPEPLTRKMFTYLELDWEEKVMAFSTLRRPVKTASVTQVRQPMYTSSKDKWRYYEAALRNVFAAFDSRQAEPEPEPLPLPCHEQGLFFQGMDLLRAGENAEAESVFKKLLEFYPRHAAAMHMLGVAYSNQGKILPAHKCMKRSIQLHPGNHTWYGNMAIILDHMRRPDEAAEMREKGKKISGQNGYIPRPNPVSSTQSSAPAKFEKYMRTIL from the coding sequence ATGGGCAGAACAGATGAAAAGAGAGCGCAGACAAACGTTTCCTGCCGGGAACTCTGGCAAGCTGTCCTGGAGCATCGCACCGCAGATGTGACTGCCTTGTGCAGTGCATTATCTGTCCCGGCTCCTGAAGATAAGACGGTGATATCATTGCTGGTGCCGGAATTGTGCAGACCTTCCGCCCTGCAGGGAATCCTGGGAGAACTTAATAACCGGGAACGTACCTCCACAGGATGGGAGGCCCTGTTTTTCGGGCTGGCCCGGGCAAACTTGGGCCAGCTTTTCCGGGCTCTGCAATTGTTTGACACAGCCACGGAATTCGAGCCATGCCGCGCCCATGCCCTGGCTCATCTGGCAGGGCTTTATCTGTTGCTTGACCAGCGCGACATGGTGGAAGAAACCATCAGGGAAGGATTATCCCTGGATGGCAGCCTAGGCGAGTTTCATCTGGTCCGGGCGAGGATGCTCCTGCAGGATCGGGATTATGACGGGGCAGAGAGTGAAATGGCCCTGGCAAAACAAAAGGGATGCTTTTCCGCTCTGAACCAGGCCCGGTTTGAACTTGAACTGCTGATAGTCAGGGATATGCAGCCCCAGGCCATTGCCGCAGCTGTCCGGCTGCTGCGGGAAGGGACTGCCTGGCTGGGCAGGGATGCGGGGGTATCCCTGGGTCTGGGGGTGCTGATTGCCTGCGGGGCACTGGATGAGGCGGACAACTTTCTGGATCAGGCCCTGGAAAAAGACTCCGGTAATCTTGTTCTGCTCTCCCACCGGGCGGAAATTGCTGCACTGACCGGCAGGTTCCGGGTGGCGGCCCACGCTGTAAACCAGGCCCTGGCTCAGGATGGCGATAACATCCAGATGCTCCATAAAAAGGCGTCCATGGCAGGCCAGGGCGTAAGCCACGATCAGGCCCTCAAGGCCCTTGACCGGATAATCGACTTGACCCGGGATCTTTCTCCGCCGGATCGTGCGGTTTATTTATCAGTGTACGGAGACATCTATCTGGAACAGGATGACCTGGAAAAAGCGGAGGCTGCCTATAACGACGCCCTGGCCGTGGATGAAAAATGCATTCCGGCCATGGCCGGCCTGTCCCATGTGCTGACCATTCTCGGGCGTATGGAAGAGGCCTGTGCCGCCCAGAACAAGGTGTACCGCATTGCCCCGGTGCGGGCCATGCAGTTAATGATCAATTCGGACCGCATTCCCGAAGAGGAGGCGTTGATTCAACGCATGGAAAAGATGGCAAAGAGTCCATCCGTTCATCTGCCCATGCGGGCGTCCCTGAATTTTTCCCTGGCAAAGGTTTGGCAGAAGCGGATGGATCATGATGCAGCCATGGCATATGCAGATAAAGCCAACGAGATTGTAAGGAAATTTGTTTCCTATGATCCTGAAAACGAAGCCCGCCATGTGGACCGGATCATGGCCCGCATGTCAAGGGCGTTTTTCGACAACCGGAAAGGGTATGGCACCGAGTGTCGCCTTCCCATATATATCCTGGGCATGCCGCGTTCCGGAACTACCCTGGTGGAGCAGATCATCGGGGGGCATTCTAAAGTGTTTCCGGGGGGAGAGCTGGGGATGATGCCCGCGATGTGGCGCAGACTGACCCTCTGGGAACACCGTATGGGGTCACCTTACCGCAATATGCCGGACTGCATACTGGACCTGACCCTGGAACACAGCCGGAAATTTGCGGATAAGGTTGAAGGGGAATACCGGGAATTGATGCCGGAAGGTGTGTCGGAAAAGCATATTACCGACAAATTACCCCATAATTTTAAAAATGTCGGTCTGATAAAACTGCTTTATCCCAAAGCGAAAATCATCTACTGCCGCCGCAGTCCGGGGGGCATTGCTCTGTCCAACTATTTCACCGATTACAAGGCCCGGCACGGGGGAATGGGATTTGCCTATCATAAGGAATGGATCGGAAAGGAAATTGCCAATTGCCATCGCCTCATGGCCCATTGGTCTCAAATATTCGATGGTGGGATTCATATCATTGATTACGATGAGCTGGTTGAAAATCCAGAGCCGCTCACCCGGAAGATGTTTACATATCTGGAATTGGATTGGGAAGAAAAGGTTATGGCCTTTTCCACCCTGAGACGCCCGGTAAAGACCGCGTCTGTCACACAGGTCAGGCAGCCCATGTATACCAGTTCCAAGGACAAATGGCGGTATTATGAAGCTGCACTCCGGAATGTATTCGCAGCCTTTGATTCACGCCAAGCAGAACCTGAACCTGAACCGCTCCCTTTGCCATGCCATGAACAGGGTCTGTTTTTTCAAGGGATGGACTTGCTCCGGGCCGGAGAAAACGCCGAAGCTGAATCCGTTTTCAAGAAACTCCTGGAATTTTATCCCCGCCATGCCGCTGCCATGCACATGCTGGGGGTGGCCTATTCCAATCAGGGCAAAATTCTTCCCGCGCATAAGTGTATGAAACGTTCCATTCAGCTCCATCCGGGCAATCACACCTGGTATGGCAACATGGCAATCATCCTGGACCATATGCGAAGACCGGATGAAGCTGCTGAAATGCGGGAAAAGGGAAAAAAGATTTCAGGGCAAAACGGTTACATTCCCAGACCTAATCCTGTATCATCAACCCAATCGTCAGCCCCTGCAAAATTTGAAAAGTACATGCGGACTATACTTTGA